A stretch of Besnoitia besnoiti strain Bb-Ger1 chromosome III, whole genome shotgun sequence DNA encodes these proteins:
- a CDS encoding hypothetical protein (encoded by transcript BESB_049490) — protein sequence MEPNRNRPPLQMLPMEELPYALLLSDMPQGTENVDDLVVRSAIYVAKTAGSTDVEVSKKALLAYAGIGEAPAPSYNEAFSPPTVEQRREMCHAFFPEWDGSEPHDLGQLDAEDLGFDQEGFDRAARPAVFLGKPRVFGNTADASGECLFAALSFYLTGEPTNYVSVRTRLADYIRADPYSVPKHAMLNDLRGAGVAHSADEQLSSLANKYADLVEKPAHWGGDDLLPVFGKLAQCNVWVYVQAQDGTGGMGNHIESWQLFGEFKPGRPSVYLCHRPSKNHWSSVMEVRSY from the exons ATG GAACCTAACCGAAACCGACCACCGCTGCAAATGCTACCCATGGAAGAGCTTCCCTACGCACTG CTTTTGAGCGATATGCCACAGGGGACTGAGAACGTCGATGACCTTGTCGTCCGGTCTGCTATATACGTCGCCAAAACCGCAGGCTCTACGGACGTGGAAGTATCCAAGAAGGCCCTGTTAGCC TACGCTGGTATTGGTGAAGCTCCAGCGCCGTCGTACAACGAGGCGTTTTCACCCCCCACCgtcgagcagcgccgcgaaatGTGTCACGCTTTCTTTCCAGAATGGGATGGGTCGGAACCCCATGACCTGGGGCAGCTCGATGCTGAGGATCTCGGATTTGACCAAGAAGGGTTCGATCGTGCTGCCCGGCCAGCCGTGTTCCTGGGCAAGCCAAGAGTATTTGGCAATACTGCGGACGCTAGTGGGGAGTGCCTTTTTGCAGCGTTGTCTTTCTACCTCACTGGCGAACCTACCAACTACGTAAGCGTGCGAACGAGACTTGCAGACTATATTCGCGCGGATCCGTATTCCGTGCCCAAGCATGCAATGCTGAACGATCTGCGTGGAGCCGGCGTTGCTCACTCGGCCGACGAGCAACTGTCGTCCTTAGCAAACAAGTACGCCGACCTCGTAGAAAAGCCGGCTCATTGGGGGGGGGATGATCTCTTACCGGTGTTCGGGAAACTAGCACAATGTAATGTCTGGGTCTATGTTCAAGCGCAAGACGGAACCGGTGGAATGGGAAACCACATCGAATCGTGGCAGCTGTTCGGAGAATTCAAACCAGGTCGCCCTTCGGTTTATCTATGCCACAGACCTTCCAAAAATCACTGGAGTTCGGTGATGGAAGTCCGGTCTTACTGA